The sequence TTCAGTCGAGATTCTTTCTTGAcagaaacttagctatttttcGAAAGAAACCTGAAAAGGAAGACTGTTGGTTATAAATCCAATTAGCAATCACTGAATTCGATGGGTTTGAAATGAACGATATGATAAGGAAGAGTAGTTAGGTGATTGATTTTAAGGGGAAAATAAAAAACCATTTTACAATGGTCAAACAATTAGCGTAAGTCAACATATGGTCAGGGTATTtaacaaaatagggaaaaggTTAGCTCACGATTTTCTAAAGGTCTCTGGTTAGTCTACGACCTAAATACATCAACTGCATGTTATACGACCCATACCTTAATTCACTGTAAACATgagacccttttacaaaatatctcttcaaacaaaaacgatttgtgCAAAATATTTGTGTCACTTTGTGAACCTAGTAGACCAAAAAAAACgtaaatatccaacaatcataagaagcaacaACTTCAAGGATAACAGTTGGTTTTAGGTAATTACCCTTATATTAATCGGCCCAATAGGTAGGGCATCTAGTCCAAACCcaatgcatgcagtcaagactacctagcattcatgAGAATCTTCTATCCTGGTTTTTCTTTAATATTTATCTGACATCTTCCACAGTTGGTTTTTGTAAAACGATTAACCAATATGATTAATCATTGTTTGACAAAACAATTAAAGATACTTGTACAAAGTTGTTTTTCTCATATGAATGAACTTGTAGTTCGAATCCAAAGGTTTCACATAACAAAGAATCCTTAAGACTGAAGTAACCTTTTATTCcggactatgacctctaatattcagtgcatcgaATTGATAATTAAATCGAAGTTTTACCTGAGAATCTCATTAATAATTTTGTTACCAATTGTTGGGGCATATGCAGATCGATGTTGGAAATCTTGATCAGAGTACAcataataggaaagaaaataatcgtgcattgGTGGAACCCTTCCCTCCCTCGATATGTATAtcttcttttaattttatctcTAGAGCTCTAGGTATTTGGTCCATATGTATTAGTACATAGTGTTAATTAGTTCTCTATCTTCGTCTGCCTCATCATCAAGTTGTTATAACTTCCGAACACAACTTTGTTGTTGTGATTTAAACTGATCCGTATAAATTTGCATCCCTTAATCAGAATAAGGTATTAATTATAAAATTTAAAGAAAGTAAATTgagaaaaagtaaaaaaataaataataataaataaaaaactaataaaataatggaTCATATATATGAGATTGAAGTAGGGGAAATGGCCGTTACAAAATAGTCAGTAACGACAGAATCACGGTCGAGTGGTTGAATCTCCAACGCCAACGGTCAAAGCTACATCGCTGGCGTTAGCCACTTGACAGCTCGATAGAAAGTTCATAGCTACACACTTTTCCTGTAATGTCGGGGCTAGTTTGTCACGCCACCTAGCATgccaaatgatttttttttatgaacccGCATTACTGATTCAATGCAGAAGGATTGGAGAAAAAGAAGTCGCATTGATTTGTTAGAATCTTTATAAGgcttttgttaacttgtatacccgtatacatgttaaggtttaataaagagttattttatttcattggaaattgtgttttttttgtcttattctactagaaattggtttttcttgcatgaaaaacaacaaatcttTTTCCCAATGCAAAGAATCATTGTATTCaatgcaataaaacaaacaaattttgtttccaatgcaaaaaaTAGTTGTTTTAAGTGGAAATTGAACTtttgtccctacttttgatggtctatacaaatatccttatcacacaataaatatgtccctattcATCCCTAAGCCCATTAGGGGTcaactaatatttttttactttcCATATTTATCCCTCTCTCTTTTAGATCgggttttatttcttcttctttatcttcttcccTTCAACGTCTGCaactaccatcaccaccaactcctctgtcgCCGTACCAACAGATCCGTTCTCCACTTTGACTCAGGTAACAGAACGAGATTGAAACCGAGATTAGGTTTTGATTCTGTGAAATCGAATtcatgggtgttggttcttctGCCATTAGTTGATACCGCTGGTCTCTAGAAAAGGAAGATGAGATTAGGGTTCTGCTGGTTATGTTTGAAGGCGAATCAGATTGAGAAGAAATTTACAGTTTGAATCCAGGGTTTACTGTTGCTGTTAAtaattgatgattgaattgaaatCAAGAAGAGCTGGAGATTCAAGAGGATGAAGGTGTTGTTGCTGATGTATGTCAGGATTAGGGGTTGAGATCTTGAAAGAAGCAGAGATGAGTTCGAAGTAATGAGTTGCTGCTGTAATTGAAGCTAATGGATGAATGAGTTTTGATGATTTAGGGTTTTCCTATGAATTAAAGGGTCGATTATGGAATGGAGTGAAAGCAGGATGAGCTAATGACAACAATGAAAATTGAGGTCTTCTGAGATCAAAGAATACTAGATTTGTACCCGTGCTACACACCgggcatttttttcttttaacttggtgtacGCGGGGTTTTTCTTGGCGATACATTTTTGAtatggtgtgcgcggggcttcacCACGCCCCGTGGAGATGCACTTTTGATTCGGTGTGCACGGAGCTTTGCCCCGCCCCGTGAtggtgcatttttgatttggtgtgcgcggggctccGTCCCTCCCAGTGAcaatgtatttttgattttgtgtggCTAGGCAAATATATTAAATAGGTAGAAAATATGTgcatatgttatttatttttccatttattttcgcagaaaatatgtgTGGAATATGTGATTTTCTTTTTcacctttatatattaatttggaaacagAAGTTGATAATATGATAGgtactcgatttccaaattgaatttggagttCCATAAAATCCAAACACAGTAAATTAGGTTTTTCTTTTgagtttatatttttaataccaaTCATACATTGCCAAGTAACCACACCTAAATATTGTCACGTCATGAGTTCCAAATagaattggtttttttttttttatctttttcataTTATGTGCGTAGAACTAGCACAATTGTAATCCCCACATTAAAATTAGCCATGACTGGTTAATTAAAAGTTGCAACCTCTGTTTTGTTGGTCAAGTAAAATTAGGTAGGGGGTTACAGCTCCGGCCATGTCCCCTTAATGGCATTAAAATTAGCTATTTTTAATTAGAAAATTATGTTAGATTTAGGAAAATTCTGGGGTAGAAGATTGGCCCGACGTTTAGGTAAGCTGTGATTAATGTTTGGAGTTAAACTATTGAGTAGGTAGAGTTTGTTTAGGAGGGAGTTTTTTAAAAACATTATCCAAGTTATTGTTGCATGGTTCCTTAGTTACAGTCCACCGGAAGTGAATACTAAATGCTTACCCCTCCAACACGTCTTCAGCCTCGAAGTGTTAACTAAATGCTTCGCAAGTTTTTTCTCAACTCAAGCAAATCATTGCTTTCCACTGGATCAAGTGCTCGTCTATATAACAGCTGCCGACTATTAGAATTGTGAAAATCACCAACAATAGCCTCCTTATTCAAACCCAAACTAAACAATcttggataatttttttttgagcaTATGTTTTATACTCTCCGATGATCTCTCCAGAATCTTATGCTCCTCCCATTGTTTAGTTGAATACAAACCATAATAGCCTTAACGCCCCTACTATATACATAATATAGGTTTTCGGTTTTTGACTGGTAGGTACAATATAACTTAGTGTATCTTCCGTTGTGGCAGAAAGCCGTCATATTCGCGTGGCCGTTGATACCTTGTTCAAAGGTTTTTACGAATGCCTAACCGACCATCTTCTTTATGTCTACGGACCTTTAACACATTGCCACATTTAGTAAGAATATTACTTCTAATGAAAAACATGCATTAACACTAATTACCTCTTTTGATGAAAGAACGATGGCAACATCATCTTCTTTTTCCATGTCCACATTCTCCTCAAAACTTTTCTCTTGTAAACATCTAGTGGACCTGTAGCACCCATTGGAACTCTGTTTATCGGTGTGTtgtaggggtgagcataaaaactgtaaccgcggatttgacccttatccgtccgcaaaattgcggatttcacccagACCGCAAGatgtatgggccggacacgggtggagttctcaaatccgcacgcggtGCGGTTGCGGTTGTCTTTTAaaaaccgcggattacccgcaccgtTGGGTAGTAAAGTAAAACTAGTAAGCCCATAACTCAAATTGAAAAACTTAAGATATATTTCTTGCTCTTGAAAACTTATGATTCATCTTTAGTCGCAGTTGAAAAAGTAACTTCTTAGATTTGTCATTTGGAAGGAACACCGAGTGAAGAAATTATAATTAGATTTCCGAGATAAACTGATTAGACAAAGTTTGCTGGAGCTACAAGTGACTGACTATACTAGAGCTGTTAGTGGGCTTGGCCGAAATGGAACATTTTCTGCTCTAAAATTAGTGGGCTTGGCCTaacaaatccgcggttaatccgcaaccgacCCGTACAATCCGCGGATGTAAAATCCGTGGGTGATTGGGCTggtcacggtttgatttttcaaatccacaactttgacggtttggttgcgggtgacccctaatccgcaaccgtccgtccgttgcacacccctaatgTGTTGCAATAGGAGCTTGTTTTAGCTAGAGGTTATTAATCTGAATCGTAGGAAATAGAGAAGAACCACTGGAAGCTTGATAGAGACATTCCTAAATGCAAGCTCCAAAGTGAGAGAACCCATATTAAAAGCCAAAAAAATTGAACAATTGTAATAGCAAATCAATTAAATTccaaaagaccaaaatttgagagaaaaaaatacaaaaaaaggtTTAAAAATACCTTTGAAATTGAGCACGATTTCTTCACATGAGAGAAGGGTCTGTTAaaggtttttttttatatataggcTTGCACAAAACTGGATTCGGAAGTCCGGTTAACTTTGGTATTTGTTCCATGATAGGAAACCCGGTTAGATCACATAAGGAAACGAAAATTCTTTACGCCAAACCTTAGCAAACATAAGGAAATTTTGATTATTTCCAAACTTAGTTGTCGACAGAGTTCGAAACTTAGTTTTCGAGCAGAGTAGAACCAATGTTTAAACCAATTATACGttgtcaagtgtcctcaccaaaacgttcttttcacaaaactcaaaaaaaacctatttcgaccaataagaagcgagggtttcctcaccgttcaacgtgagaGTTTTATTTGtttaggcctttaagtctttagatgagATTGTTGaatgttggcggtggtggtgccagtggtggtggtgaagtggtagatgaagaaatttgttccattttgaaataaagaaaaaaattatatgagtgagggtattaaggtaatctaattttaaatagataaggttataaaaaaggaggaacatatttattgttgtataaggatatatttgtaggatgtcaaaagtagggacacatggacatataattaatatatccTTATTTTAatgaaccttaacatgtatacagGCATACAAGGTAACAATACCCTCTTTAAAATACTAGATGATCTGACGGGTGAGAGACGCTTCTTCATCTGTGCTTACGACGCGTGAAAGCACGACTCTACGGGTTTTTGCTTATGGCACTAACTACAAAGTGAGAGCTTATTACGAGGAACCGTCTGCAACTTGTCTTTGACGCTTCCAATGATGCAAGTGAAGAGATTACATTTTCCACAATTAATGCAACACTAACTCATTCATTTAACAATAATAATACCAGTTTTTTTCAACTCACAGCATTTCGTTGACTGGAGTAAGATGAGAAATCTTCTTATCAACTTTTCTCATTGATATAGTTTTGGGGATTTTCATTGTTGACTCCAAGTATGGGTTGGAGATACAGAGGTGGGTTATTCTTAATTGGTATTGTTGTTCTCATATGGGTTACTTCTGCAGAGATTACTCAGGTTAGCTTTTGTACTGTTTCATTAAATATCTTGACTAATTTTTCAAAATTTGATTGCCTTAGTATGTTTAATAACTAGTTTAATGAAACACCTTTTTGTCGATTTTAAGATAGATTTGCGTAATTTGGTTAATAaaaattcttttctattgtttctAGGGTTTATCATGTGAACTTAGTGATAATCATGTTGTGCAGAGAATATTTTTGGAATACAAACACCCATTTGCAATTACATATCTAGGGGCATCTCTATTGGCGATATATCTACCAATTGCCATTCTCAAGGACTGGCTTTGCAACATATTTTCATTGAAAAAGCTATTGAATTCAAGCTCGATAATTACCTCTTTGGTTGCATTGGATACCCCAATGAGGGTTACTGGTCTAGAAACTGAGATGAGAAGTTGCTTAATTACTGAGATGGAACTCGGCAGAAAGAAAGAAGGACTAGTGCCTTTGCTTGCTAAGGAAAGTGATGGGAATGACTGCGATGGAGGTATACAGAAATCTGAACTTCGAACATGGGAGATTGCTAAATGTAGCTTCCTTATTGCTCCAGTATGGTTTACAACTGAGGTAACATATTGCttgtgatttgattttttttttttttaattttttattataatcagTTTGTTGCAATTATGATTGTGAAGTGCTTATTGAGTCCATCAATGTCTGTGAAGTGCTTATCGAGTCCATCAATCTTGCATTTACAGACATCATATTATTTCATCATACAACTGGGAACTGATAAGTAATTAGATGTGTGGGTGCTTATTAATGAACACGTCTTTATACAGATTTCTTATGATATTTTACGATTTTCCGTCGGACATTTCTGAATGATTTTGATATCTGGATGATGCAATTGATCAAATTGATTTGGCTCATTCAAATACATCCAAAATAGAAACCTACTTAAAGCTCCGACCCAAAATGGTGCAACCTCTAAATTTGCCTCATCTTTATTCCCCCATCTGCGATAAGTCTATTGAATAGGATATTTCATACATACCCTGAAGACTAAACGTCCTATTTGTCTGTAAGATCTGAAATCGAAACTTCCGTTCATTCTGATACAGTATTTTTCCAACGCTGCACTGGCAAACACAAGTGTTGCAAGTACAACGGTCTTGTCTTCTACTTCAGGACTGTTCACACTTTTCTTTGGCGCATGCCTTGGTCAAGATTCTCTTAACATAACAAAGATTGTTGCGGTTATTATAAGCATGGCTGGTGTTGTTATGACCACACTTGGAAAAACTTGGGCAACAGATGAACAGGGAATATCCGAGTAAGTATGCGTTGCTGCTGCGAATTTATAGTTTCTTGGGTTTTTCTTTCTTTGCTGAATAGATGCCATCTTGGTATTTGTTAGTACTCTGAGCTAATATCAGCATGTTCCATCAATAAAAAACAAAAAGGTTTGTATTAACATAAGATAAGTCTAATTTTGATCATTGTAGCTGGAAAACAAATTCTGTGTTGCTTACAAAATAACAACCTTCGTCTCATCTCATGCTTCTTCTTTTAGTATGTTGGATAATGAAAGGTATCGCATTTGAATCTGATTGGCTGGCCATATGTGATATATCTATCAACAGTACAAACCTAGTTCAGGTACTTGTAGTTTTATTTATAGTTGTACTAACttatctgtttcattttttcttgaagtaCAAAGCACTCAATTGTTGGGGACATTTTTGGTTTACTTGCCGCAGTAACGTATGGCTTATTTACTGGTTGTGTGTTCTTCTTTCATCTCTTTGTACTTGCTTTTCTAAGAGTACAAGTGTTTGACGATATTAATGTATGGAATCATTTGCAGTGCTACTAAAGAGATGTGCTGGATCAGAAGGAGAAAAGATGGACGTGCATAAAATCTTTGGATATATCGGATTGTTCAGCCTTCTTGGACTGTGGTGGCTTGGTAAGAATTTAGAAGACACTCCTTTTTATCTGCTTTTTATAGCTACTCTATTAATTGGAAAACATGGAATTCACCCAATATCTATAGTCGCTTGTGCTCAGCACACTCGAGCTACATAGATGATAAATATTGGTAGATATTTGTGAATTCCCATCGAACACTGGTGAGATAATATGATAGATCGAAAAGTGTTGTAATTCTCTTAAAGCTGCGGTTAGAACTCAGTTGTTAGTTGCATAATTTTGTAAGGTCTCTGGAGACAGGTACATATCAAATTTATGTATTATGCTTTTTTGGTTTTGTAAGGCTCAATCAGGATGGTTTTGTAAGGCTCAATCAGGATAACAATGTTATAACTCAGAATAACACTGTAAATATTTTATCATCTTCCTATTTATATATAGTTACAAGTAGCAGTAGATTTAGTATTCTAGGGTTGGGCCACTTGAAAACTTCTTTGACTGAAGCTTACCAAACAATGTCAAAAATGCTAACTGTTTTCAAGTTGTTGGATTTAATGGTTACTTTACTTTGGGGGCTTGACTTTATAGTCTACTACTCAGGACATCAGTTGATTAGTGTCTGATGTGAAGGGATTTtctattggacaatctgaaaggAGATCTAACAATTTGAAAATCCGGAATTTAAGAAATTATAGCTGAATGGGAACTGAAAAGGGTTGACAAATCGCAATCTGTCATGGCTAAAGTAACTCCTGTTTGTATAGTTTAACATGCTTTCCTCCTTCTCAACATTTTAGTTACTCGAAATGGTAGAAATTAGCTCTGCATTCGTATAACTCATTGATTTTTGTCCAAGGCCAAGTTTTATGCCAAGTTAGGGCTGTTCAATTAGACTTCACTTTGAGACTTAATATGCAGTCGACATGATAAACGCCGATGTGCTACAGGCTTTCACGAACGAGTTGCTCACATTATAATAATTTGCTTTACATTACCTTTTTCCTGTGTTACAACGATACGCCTAAAAAACAAATTCAGCAGTATCGATACGTATTTACACGGATACGCGTACTAATACTCCCAATACTTCAAGATACAACTCAGAAAACTTTGACTAAATATTAGAAAATTTAGATATTTTACTAGATTCTATGAGAAGTTTTAACTATAGTGACAAAACATTAGTTCCAAATTTGTCCAATGatcttgctctagactttcttcctTCTTATCCATACTTTTTCTCTCTCCAGTGAGGTTAATCGTACATACTATATTTTGATCATGCAAACACATGTATGTGTTTTGTTAAGTTTCTAtcttatatataatatatttatgataaaCTACTGATCAATATTGAGTATGCCGTATCGCCGTATTTTAGTTTTTCAAgttggtgtatcatagtagcGTATTGGTATCTTGTATCCGATACCGTATCCGTATCGTTGCAACACAGCCTTTTTCTGTTTTGTCATTTCCATGATTGTTACACTTGATGTTTGATTCTTCGATGCAGTGTGGCCTCTTACTGC comes from Papaver somniferum cultivar HN1 chromosome 7, ASM357369v1, whole genome shotgun sequence and encodes:
- the LOC113297871 gene encoding uncharacterized vacuolar membrane protein YML018C-like, with amino-acid sequence MGWRYRGGLFLIGIVVLIWVTSAEITQRIFLEYKHPFAITYLGASLLAIYLPIAILKDWLCNIFSLKKLLNSSSIITSLVALDTPMRVTGLETEMRSCLITEMELGRKKEGLVPLLAKESDGNDCDGGIQKSELRTWEIAKCSFLIAPVWFTTEYFSNAALANTSVASTTVLSSTSGLFTLFFGACLGQDSLNITKIVAVIISMAGVVMTTLGKTWATDEQGISDTKHSIVGDIFGLLAAVTYGLFTVLLKRCAGSEGEKMDVHKIFGYIGLFSLLGLWWLVWPLTAVGIEPTFKFPHSTSIEEVLLLNGLVGSVISDYFWALSVVWTTPLVATLGMSLTIPIAMVADMVLHGRQYSAIYILGSLQVFAGFVIANLSDTCSYKVRNLQMVQ